Within Pseudomonas alloputida, the genomic segment CGATGCGACGGGCGGTCTTGGGGGCAAGGCCCAGGAGCGACTTGATGGCGGCAGAGGTTTGTGAGCGCGCCTTGAGCTCGAGCATTTGGCCGAGCAACGTTAATGAGATGATGACCGCGGCCGCTTCGAAGTAGACGCCAATGCGGCCATCCTGCATGAAAGTCGTCGGGAAAACCTGCGGGAACACTGTGGCCGCAACGCTGTATAGGTACGCCGCAGCCGTTCCCAAACCTATCAAGGTCCACATATTCGGGCTGCGATTACGAATCGATGCGACCCCACGCACGAAAAACGGCCAGCCAGCCCATAGTGTCACGGGAGTGGCCAGAATCAACTCCACCCAATTCTGTGTGGCACCATGCAGCAATTGGAGCTGGTGGGCAGTCATGGCCAACACGGTCACGATGACCGTCAGGGGCAAGGTCCACCAGAAGCGGCGGGAGAAGTCCTTGAGTTCCGGGTTCTCGTCTTCCTCAAGCTCCGGTATTACCGGCTCTAGGGCCATGCCACAGATTGGGCAACTGCCCGGCCCACGCTGGCGGATTTGGGGATGCATCGGGCAAGTGTATTCGGCGTCCGCCGCGTTGCTTGGCTGCGGGGCAGCCGAGTGGAGATGGCCCGCGTGTTCTTGGTCCTGGGGAGGGCTAAGATAATGCACAGGCGCTGCGCGGAATTTCGTCAGGCACTTTTCACTGCAGAAGCGGTATGTCCTTCCCTCGTATAGCTCGAAGTAGCGACTATCCGGTGGCACCGTCATACCGCATACCAAATCGCGCTGACTACCATCCGGTTGCTCATGCGGGTGCGAGTGGTCATGGTCATGCTGGCACGATTCGGTGTGCATGAAGTAGTTCCCTTTGTTGTCCGGTTTGGACGAGTTTTCACCCTTTTGGTGAGAATACCCGCCATGGTTGTGCCCGAAGAGGTGCGTCAGCAGACAGAGCAACAAAATTAAATCAGTGTAGTACCTGTGACAGGTGGCCATAGTGCTCACGAGCCACATATAACAGGCCAAATATGACCTGTATGATCAGTGCGATACCGCCTTTAGTCCGCCAAAAAGGTATTGCCAGATCAGCACCATGGCGATGGGCTCCGTCATGATCAACTCCCAAGCTGGGTGGGAAATATCGGCCGCTGCCGTATTGCTCAGCCTAGACAACATCTCCTTGTACAACTGTGACGCCAATCAATGCTCCTGTAAGGGTGTCGATTATTGTTGTGGTGTAGCGTCATGGCATAGATCATTTCTGGAGGTTGCTGATCCTGCTGCTGCACCAGTGGTTGCCCTTCGACACTGCGCTGGCTGCCTTGTACCCCGGCGAGGGAGTGCCCAAGCCGCTGGAGGAGTACGACGCCGGCTCCCGGAGGGGAACGCCGTCCATGCTTTCCTGCCTGGACGGCCTATACTTGCTCGACCCCTTCTACCGGGCCTGTCAGGAAGGCCTGCCCAGTGGGCTGTAACGCCTGGAGGAGATCGCTTCTGACCAGTTCCGTCAAAGCGAGTACTTCCTCAGTTACTTCCACGCCAACGCATTGGAAGACGAGGTGCAGTTCGTTCTCCAGTTGCCGGCCTAGGTAGCCTTATGCGATCTAACAGCTCAAGCCCCAGACCTGATACATGCGGTGCGATACAGCGCTGATCGGGTCACTCTTCGCTGTTCCCCTTCCAGCTTTGCCTTTGCCCACAGCAGACGTCGGAGATGAAACTGCTCGGCGGACTCACAAACCTGCTCCAGTGCTCTCGCACAAGGCTTTGATCTGGCCATCTTTGCTTGAATGGCTGACCCGTGGCAGGGCGTTGGCCGTGTTTTCTTCGTGCGTGTTGAGCCCAATGCGAGCGCGATCCACCATCCACAGGCCGCTACTGCCGCGCGCCAATTCTATGCCGGCACTACTCGTCAAAAATTAGGTGAGTGCCTACCCGGCAGGCAATGGGCTACTATCGAGCCCTATCTCTATCCGAAAGGGTTAGCTCCGTTGCCAGGGAATTGCATGCAGGCCATCGATATTGAAAACGCGATCGTTCTTCCTTGGGGGCTTGGCTCAAGATCGCCCCATGACCTGTTTTCTGTGTGCTCAGAAATCATTAACTGCCCTGGCGACATCGTTTTAGACGCTAGCAACCTCTCGTATATCGATCCGTTAGGGATGGCCACGCTGCGGGCGTTGTTTGAGAACCAGTTGGCCCAGAAGCGAGTTTCGATGCAGTTTCTGAGCAGAGACCTGACCTCCTACCTAGCCAGGATGGATTTTTTCAAGGACATTGATGTAGAGGGTGTTGATCTATCGGGAGTAGGACGTCGAAACGACCGAAGCACCTCGTTGGTGGAAATCACCAAAATCAGCGAACACCATCAAGCAGAGGCTGCAGCGTCTCGCCTCGCTAGGGCTATCACGGGAAGGTTGACTCAGTCGGACCCGGACGCTCCAGTCGACGAGTACACGGGACGGAATGAGTTTGACTCCTACCGGGGCCCTTTGGAGTATTCGCTCAAGGAGCTATTGGAAAACTCGCTTACTCACGCCCGCAGAGAGGGACGTGGTGACGCCGCCGTTTGGCTGACCTGTCAGTTTTATCCAAAATTGAACCTTGTACGCATGGCGATCGTCGATAATGGGTGTGGGTTTCTCGCGACACTGAGGAATCACCCTGAGCTTCATGACCGCACGCATTTGCACGCGATCGAGGCGGCACTCAAACCGCGAGTGAGCTGCAACCGGGGTGCGATGGCCGAGATCCTGGGTAGCGAGAACCAAGGTATCGGGTTAACAACTACCGCAAAAATTGCAGACGCGGCGGGCGGTGGTTTGATCATCGTGAGCGGCAATGGCATACATGACACAAAGCGTCGGCAGTCTCAGGAGCTGCATGATGCGCTGTGGAATGGTGTATCGATCGCGTTTAGCTGTACCCGTGAGCTGCTGCCCACCATTTCGATCAGTGACTTGCTGCC encodes:
- a CDS encoding ATP-binding protein produces the protein MADPWQGVGRVFFVRVEPNASAIHHPQAATAARQFYAGTTRQKLGECLPGRQWATIEPYLYPKGLAPLPGNCMQAIDIENAIVLPWGLGSRSPHDLFSVCSEIINCPGDIVLDASNLSYIDPLGMATLRALFENQLAQKRVSMQFLSRDLTSYLARMDFFKDIDVEGVDLSGVGRRNDRSTSLVEITKISEHHQAEAAASRLARAITGRLTQSDPDAPVDEYTGRNEFDSYRGPLEYSLKELLENSLTHARREGRGDAAVWLTCQFYPKLNLVRMAIVDNGCGFLATLRNHPELHDRTHLHAIEAALKPRVSCNRGAMAEILGSENQGIGLTTTAKIADAAGGGLIIVSGNGIHDTKRRQSQELHDALWNGVSIAFSCTRELLPTISISDLLPKDDAGQVDDDLDLDLNFR